The following coding sequences lie in one Candidatus Thorarchaeota archaeon genomic window:
- a CDS encoding nucleotidyltransferase domain-containing protein has translation MDVPGLPQIRQDLEWLCDLSSIQGVLLFGSYVRGEMTLQSDIDVCVIAPDAETPKEKADLLGRIWKRINADKYDVRLFEELPLHMKMNVIREHEILFCDDVPALFEYFYFYRKLWADQAHKQSLSY, from the coding sequence ATGGATGTCCCAGGCCTTCCACAAATAAGACAGGACCTTGAGTGGCTATGTGACTTGAGTTCTATTCAAGGCGTACTGCTATTTGGTTCTTATGTGCGGGGGGAGATGACTCTCCAAAGCGATATTGATGTCTGTGTGATTGCTCCAGACGCTGAGACACCAAAAGAGAAAGCGGATTTGCTTGGAAGAATCTGGAAGAGAATCAATGCTGACAAATACGATGTAAGGTTGTTTGAAGAGCTTCCTCTTCATATGAAAATGAATGTAATCCGGGAACATGAAATCCTATTCTGCGATGATGTCCCAGCACTCTTCGAGTATTTCTATTTTTACCGCAAGCTGTGGGCGGATCAAGCCCACAAACAAAGCCTTAGCTACTGA